A genomic stretch from Achromobacter spanius includes:
- a CDS encoding amino acid ABC transporter permease, whose amino-acid sequence MDLATLRMYLTPLAEGTVWTLALFFCSAFLAVALGLVVCLCRLSPSRLLSRGARFYIEVMRGTPLLLQLFYIYYGLPEMGVVINGFVAGVLGLTLNFGAYLAELFRSGIQSVDTGQYEAARALGLRKAQRLHRIVLPQALRTVFPALGNYALVLIKETSLVAVISVYELMRAGEMLAGATFQALTVYTMVGVIYFAMCSVLSYLFRRSEKRLTVPGYWSGAGENHDISKA is encoded by the coding sequence TTGGATCTCGCTACGCTGCGCATGTACCTGACCCCTTTGGCCGAAGGCACGGTCTGGACCCTGGCGCTGTTTTTCTGTTCGGCTTTCCTGGCGGTGGCGTTGGGCCTGGTCGTCTGCTTGTGCCGCTTGTCGCCTTCGCGCTTGTTGAGCCGAGGCGCACGGTTCTACATCGAGGTGATGCGCGGCACACCGCTGCTGTTGCAACTGTTCTACATCTACTACGGCTTGCCCGAGATGGGCGTGGTGATCAACGGTTTCGTCGCCGGCGTGTTGGGCCTGACCCTGAACTTCGGCGCGTACCTGGCCGAACTGTTCCGCAGCGGTATCCAGTCGGTGGACACGGGCCAGTACGAGGCGGCGCGCGCGCTGGGCCTGCGCAAGGCGCAGCGGCTGCACCGCATCGTGTTGCCACAAGCGCTGCGTACTGTCTTTCCGGCCTTGGGCAACTACGCGCTGGTGCTGATCAAGGAGACATCGCTGGTGGCCGTCATCAGCGTGTACGAACTGATGCGGGCGGGCGAGATGCTGGCCGGCGCGACCTTCCAGGCGCTGACGGTCTACACCATGGTGGGCGTCATCTACTTCGCCATGTGCAGCGTGCTGTCGTACCTGTTCCGGCGTTCCGAAAAACGCTTGACCGTGCCGGGCTACTGGAGCGGCGCCGGCGAGAACCACGATATTTCCAAGGCATGA
- a CDS encoding IclR family transcriptional regulator domain-containing protein produces MLPNLPPPGYAAPLAADDHPDQFRGDPDYMLTLARGLHVIRAFGTRRHPQTAAELSRRAGLPRAVVQRCLHTLMLLGIAEQHGRLYVLTPRILGLGYAYFSSTPFVSLAQPVLEELSATVNETCALAIMEGHEMLYLARSEVNRLLATSMGLGSRLPAYCTSIGRVLLAELPEPALARYFAATDLQPYTEFTLNTEAKLRMELARIREQGYAVVDQELELNVRAISVAVRSASGKACGAVNVSVKAARVPLTRLTEEFLPPLRQAVERIGEFLVA; encoded by the coding sequence ATGCTGCCCAACCTGCCCCCGCCCGGCTACGCCGCGCCGCTGGCCGCCGACGACCATCCCGACCAGTTCCGGGGCGACCCGGACTACATGCTGACCCTGGCGCGCGGCCTGCACGTGATCCGCGCGTTCGGCACGCGGCGTCATCCGCAAACGGCGGCGGAACTGAGCCGGCGCGCCGGCCTGCCTCGCGCGGTGGTGCAACGTTGTCTGCACACGCTTATGCTGCTGGGCATTGCTGAACAGCACGGCAGGTTGTATGTGCTGACGCCGCGCATCCTGGGCCTGGGCTATGCGTATTTCTCGTCCACGCCGTTTGTGTCGCTGGCCCAGCCCGTGCTGGAAGAACTGAGCGCCACCGTCAACGAGACCTGCGCGCTGGCCATCATGGAAGGCCACGAAATGCTGTATCTGGCGCGTTCCGAAGTGAACCGCCTGCTGGCAACCTCCATGGGCCTGGGCAGCCGCCTGCCGGCTTATTGCACGTCGATCGGGCGTGTGCTGCTGGCCGAACTGCCCGAGCCCGCGCTGGCCCGCTATTTCGCCGCCACTGACCTGCAGCCCTATACGGAATTCACGCTGAACACGGAAGCAAAACTGCGCATGGAACTGGCGCGTATCCGCGAGCAGGGCTACGCGGTGGTCGATCAGGAATTGGAATTGAACGTGCGCGCGATCTCGGTCGCAGTCCGTTCCGCCAGCGGCAAGGCCTGCGGCGCCGTGAACGTCAGCGTCAAGGCAGCGCGCGTGCCGCTAACGCGCCTGACGGAAGAATTCTTGCCCCCGCTGCGGCAGGCTGTGGAAAGAATCGGGGAATTTCTGGTCGCATGA
- a CDS encoding 3-oxoacid CoA-transferase subunit B — MYQPLTREAMARRLALDIPDGSYVNLGIGMPVLVAAHLPDDREIVLHSENGILGMGPPPADDAINLDLINAGKQPVTLLAGGAYFHHADSFAMMRGGHLDICVMGGMQVAANGDLANWSLARPGEAPAVGGAMDLAVGARSVFIMMEHNSKNGDPKIVERCTYPLTGAGVVDRIYTDLAVIDVTPDGLVVRDMIDGMTLTELQGRTGAPLRAG; from the coding sequence ATGTATCAACCCTTGACCCGCGAGGCCATGGCGCGCCGCCTGGCCCTGGATATTCCCGACGGCAGCTACGTCAACCTGGGCATCGGCATGCCGGTGCTGGTGGCCGCCCACCTGCCGGATGACCGCGAGATTGTGCTGCACAGCGAAAACGGCATCCTGGGCATGGGCCCGCCGCCCGCCGATGACGCCATCAATCTGGATTTGATCAACGCCGGCAAGCAGCCCGTGACCCTGCTTGCGGGCGGCGCGTATTTTCACCATGCCGATTCCTTCGCGATGATGCGCGGCGGCCACCTGGACATCTGCGTCATGGGCGGCATGCAGGTCGCGGCTAATGGGGATCTGGCCAATTGGTCGCTGGCCAGGCCGGGCGAAGCGCCCGCCGTGGGCGGCGCGATGGACCTGGCGGTGGGTGCGCGCAGCGTGTTCATCATGATGGAACACAACAGCAAGAATGGTGATCCGAAGATCGTCGAACGCTGCACTTATCCCTTGACCGGCGCGGGCGTGGTGGACCGCATCTATACCGATCTGGCGGTCATTGACGTCACGCCGGACGGCTTGGTGGTTCGGGATATGATCGACGGCATGACGCTGACCGAACTGCAAGGACGCACCGGCGCGCCGCTGCGCGCGGGCTGA
- a CDS encoding L-threonylcarbamoyladenylate synthase, producing the protein MPSLPTLDSARDADIAHAAQRLLDGDLAAFPTETVYGLGADAESPQAVAKIYAAKGRPSNHPVIVHIAPGGDVSYWAADVPPEARLLIDAFWPGPLTLILKRAPHIVDTVSGGQDSIGIRCPSHPVAQALLAAFAAGKPNGQGGVAAPSANKFGQVSPTRAEHVRSEFPEEVAAGMPVLEGGASEVGIESTILDLSRLDRGAGPVLLRPGHISAAQIEAVLGVQVFAPDAAAPRASGTLKAHYAPRTPLELASDERLQEVVQGRNLPAGKVVVVAYGVKPEAMDARLQWQSVPEDPARYAQALYGLLRDLDKQGYSRIIVQAPPDSDEWHAVNDRIGRAAAAFSLDMTGLG; encoded by the coding sequence ATGCCTTCCTTGCCCACGCTGGATTCCGCGCGCGACGCGGACATCGCCCACGCCGCGCAGCGCCTGCTGGACGGCGATCTGGCCGCCTTTCCGACCGAGACCGTCTACGGCCTGGGCGCGGATGCGGAAAGCCCGCAGGCGGTGGCGAAGATCTACGCGGCCAAGGGCCGTCCGTCGAACCATCCCGTCATCGTGCACATCGCGCCCGGTGGCGATGTGTCGTATTGGGCGGCGGACGTGCCGCCCGAGGCGCGCCTGCTGATCGATGCGTTCTGGCCGGGGCCGCTGACGCTGATCCTGAAGCGCGCGCCGCATATCGTGGACACGGTAAGCGGCGGCCAGGACAGCATCGGCATCCGCTGCCCATCACACCCCGTGGCGCAGGCGCTGCTGGCGGCGTTCGCGGCGGGCAAGCCGAACGGGCAGGGCGGCGTGGCCGCGCCGTCGGCCAACAAGTTTGGCCAGGTGTCGCCCACGCGCGCCGAGCATGTGCGCAGCGAGTTCCCGGAGGAAGTCGCGGCGGGCATGCCGGTGCTGGAAGGCGGCGCGTCGGAAGTGGGTATCGAGTCGACCATTCTTGACCTGTCGCGCCTGGATCGCGGTGCGGGGCCAGTGCTGCTGCGTCCGGGTCATATCAGTGCGGCGCAGATTGAAGCGGTGCTGGGCGTGCAGGTGTTCGCACCGGACGCCGCCGCGCCACGGGCATCGGGTACGTTGAAGGCGCATTATGCGCCGCGCACACCGCTGGAGCTGGCGTCGGACGAGCGGCTGCAAGAGGTGGTGCAAGGCCGGAATTTGCCAGCGGGCAAGGTGGTGGTGGTGGCGTACGGGGTGAAGCCTGAAGCGATGGATGCGCGTTTGCAATGGCAGTCTGTGCCTGAGGATCCGGCGCGTTACGCGCAGGCCTTGTATGGCTTGCTGCGTGATCTGGATAAGCAGGGGTATTCGCGGATCATCGTGCAGGCGCCGCCTGATAGTGATGAATGGCACGCGGTCAATGACCGGATCGGTCGCGCGGCCGCGGCGTTTTCGTTGGATATGACGGGGTTGGGGTAG
- a CDS encoding amino acid ABC transporter ATP-binding protein — protein sequence MNATTASAPIITMQGVCKWYGDFQVLNDLALEVSPGEKLILCGPSGSGKSTTIRLLNRLEDHQKGRIVVDGIELNADVKNIERIRAEVGMVFQHFNLFPHLTVLENCTLAPLLVKGVPADEARARAMEYLERVRIPQHADKYPGQLSGGQKQRVAIARALCMQPKIMLFDEPTSALDPEMVKEVLDTMVALAKDGMTMVCVTHEMGFAREVGDRVVFMDQGAIVEADTPENFFNAPRSERAQAFLGQILG from the coding sequence ATGAACGCAACGACAGCCTCGGCCCCGATCATCACGATGCAGGGCGTTTGCAAATGGTATGGCGACTTCCAGGTGCTGAACGACCTGGCGCTGGAAGTGTCGCCGGGAGAAAAGTTGATACTGTGCGGCCCGTCGGGATCAGGAAAGTCCACCACCATCCGCCTGTTGAACCGGCTGGAGGACCACCAGAAGGGCCGCATCGTGGTCGACGGCATCGAGCTCAATGCAGACGTCAAGAACATCGAGCGCATCCGTGCGGAAGTGGGTATGGTGTTCCAGCATTTCAACCTGTTCCCGCATCTGACCGTGCTGGAAAACTGCACGCTGGCGCCGCTGCTGGTGAAGGGCGTGCCGGCGGACGAGGCCCGCGCGCGCGCCATGGAATATCTGGAGCGGGTGCGGATTCCCCAGCACGCCGACAAATATCCTGGCCAGCTCTCGGGGGGCCAGAAGCAGCGCGTGGCAATCGCGCGCGCCCTGTGCATGCAACCCAAGATCATGCTCTTCGACGAACCCACTTCGGCGCTGGATCCCGAGATGGTCAAGGAAGTGCTGGATACCATGGTCGCGCTGGCCAAAGACGGCATGACCATGGTCTGCGTCACGCACGAAATGGGCTTTGCGCGGGAAGTGGGCGACCGGGTTGTCTTCATGGACCAGGGGGCCATCGTAGAGGCCGACACGCCGGAAAACTTCTTCAATGCGCCCCGGTCGGAGCGGGCGCAGGCGTTTCTGGGGCAGATATTGGGCTGA
- a CDS encoding 5-(carboxyamino)imidazole ribonucleotide synthase, whose protein sequence is MSKPTSFMIAPGGWLGLLGGGQLGRMFCHAAQSLGYKVAVLDPADECPAGMVADLHIQAAYDDEAGLARLAQTCQAVTTEFENVPADSLRTLATRCRVSPAADAVAIVQDRIAEKTFIAAQGIPVAPHAAIRSEADLRAAPDALFPGILKVARLGYDGKGQARISTRDEALAAFAEFGGVACVLEALMPLDYEISVVLARGFDGASVVFPVARNVHRDGILAVSTAAPVQSDAAHAERQARATEAAQSIAQGLGYHGVLCVEFFVLKDGSLIVNEIAPRPHNSGHYTMNACVTSQFEQQARAMAGLPLGSTALLAPAVMLNILGDIWYESATATTQREPDWAAALAVPTAKLHLYGKHDARRGRKMGHITIVAPTLDEARSDAARVAAALGMQAPE, encoded by the coding sequence ATGAGCAAACCCACTTCCTTCATGATTGCCCCCGGCGGCTGGCTGGGCTTGCTGGGCGGCGGCCAACTGGGCCGCATGTTCTGTCACGCGGCGCAAAGCCTGGGCTACAAGGTTGCCGTGCTGGACCCGGCCGACGAATGCCCCGCCGGCATGGTGGCCGACCTGCACATCCAGGCGGCCTACGACGACGAAGCCGGGCTGGCGCGATTGGCCCAGACCTGCCAGGCCGTCACCACCGAATTTGAAAACGTCCCCGCCGACAGCCTGCGCACGCTGGCCACGCGCTGCCGCGTCAGCCCGGCCGCCGACGCCGTGGCCATCGTGCAGGATCGTATCGCCGAAAAAACCTTCATCGCCGCGCAAGGCATTCCCGTTGCGCCGCACGCCGCCATCCGCAGCGAAGCGGACCTGCGCGCCGCGCCCGACGCCTTGTTTCCCGGCATCTTGAAAGTGGCCCGCCTGGGCTATGACGGCAAGGGCCAGGCCCGCATCAGCACGCGCGATGAAGCGCTGGCTGCGTTTGCCGAATTCGGCGGCGTGGCCTGCGTGCTGGAAGCCTTGATGCCGCTGGATTATGAAATCTCGGTGGTGCTGGCGCGCGGTTTCGATGGCGCCAGCGTGGTGTTCCCGGTGGCGCGCAACGTGCATCGCGACGGCATCCTGGCGGTGTCGACGGCGGCGCCCGTGCAGTCGGACGCTGCCCACGCCGAACGGCAGGCCCGTGCCACCGAAGCGGCGCAGTCGATTGCGCAAGGCCTGGGCTACCACGGCGTGCTGTGCGTGGAGTTCTTTGTGTTGAAGGACGGCAGCCTGATCGTCAACGAGATCGCGCCGCGCCCGCACAACAGCGGCCACTACACGATGAACGCTTGCGTCACCAGCCAGTTCGAACAGCAGGCGCGCGCGATGGCCGGCTTGCCCTTGGGCAGCACGGCGCTGCTGGCGCCCGCCGTCATGCTGAACATCCTGGGCGACATCTGGTACGAATCGGCCACGGCCACCACCCAGCGCGAACCTGACTGGGCCGCCGCGCTGGCGGTGCCCACCGCCAAGCTGCATTTGTACGGCAAGCACGACGCGCGCCGGGGTCGCAAGATGGGTCACATCACCATCGTGGCGCCCACGCTGGATGAGGCCCGCAGCGACGCCGCCCGCGTGGCCGCCGCGCTGGGCATGCAAGCCCCCGAGTAA
- a CDS encoding ABC transporter substrate-binding protein — protein sequence MKLKSILLGLATAGLLIQSGAQARTLDEVRADKSLAVVTTASAPPHGFKNPKSNQLEGIMVDVAAGVAKHLQVSDKLSDVPFSGLIPTLTSGRADVMSAPLFITEERAKAIDFSVPVYGWGEGVVVSDKATKKYAKFEDMKGQRVGVLVDSVQFNMIKDMPGTKVTTYQDYSTLLADVRAGRIDLGIVDPPSIIYQIQTKNIPGVKLDTGYQPQRTWQVGMAVQKGNTTLLEAVNKALAEMKANGEMAAIGKKWGVSDLISK from the coding sequence ATGAAACTCAAATCCATTTTGCTGGGCCTGGCAACCGCCGGCCTGCTGATCCAGTCCGGCGCGCAGGCGCGCACGCTGGACGAGGTGCGCGCCGATAAAAGCCTGGCCGTCGTCACCACCGCGTCCGCGCCGCCGCATGGGTTCAAGAATCCGAAATCGAACCAGTTGGAAGGCATCATGGTGGATGTGGCGGCCGGTGTGGCCAAGCACCTGCAGGTGTCGGACAAGCTGTCCGACGTGCCGTTTTCCGGCTTGATCCCCACGCTGACTTCGGGCCGCGCGGATGTCATGTCCGCGCCGCTCTTCATCACCGAAGAGCGGGCAAAGGCCATCGATTTTTCGGTGCCCGTCTACGGGTGGGGCGAGGGCGTGGTGGTCAGCGACAAGGCGACCAAAAAGTACGCCAAGTTCGAAGACATGAAGGGACAGCGCGTGGGCGTGCTGGTGGATTCGGTCCAGTTCAACATGATCAAGGACATGCCGGGCACCAAGGTCACGACCTACCAGGACTATTCAACCTTGCTGGCTGACGTGCGTGCCGGCCGCATTGATCTGGGCATCGTGGACCCGCCCAGCATCATCTACCAGATCCAGACCAAGAACATCCCGGGCGTGAAGCTCGACACCGGCTACCAGCCGCAGCGCACGTGGCAGGTGGGCATGGCCGTGCAGAAGGGCAATACCACGCTGCTCGAAGCCGTCAACAAGGCGCTGGCCGAGATGAAGGCAAACGGGGAAATGGCTGCCATCGGAAAGAAGTGGGGCGTGTCGGACCTGATCAGCAAGTAA
- a CDS encoding Bug family tripartite tricarboxylate transporter substrate binding protein produces the protein MATVCKTQPRRLALKTLLCSALATIGLAAGPAQAADDWPTKPIKIIVPYTPGGSTDIVTRIVVEKLAPRLGQTIIVENKPGANSSVGSAIAAKADPDGYTFLAMLPAYLVNFHLYKLNFKPTDLVPVVQMADLPLFLFVAEDVPVNTVAELVDYGRKHPDKLTYASSGTGSNAHLTGARFASKNQIAMTHVAYKGSAPILTDLLGGRVSMVFDPILVPMQYVKQNRLKALAFTGKQRWPDEPSIPTMGEAGQPGFETGSWAGLLAPANTPQPIIDRMAREVAEVVKDPEVRRKFIDVGFLPVGGTTAQFAEFMRQESAHYADVVKQVGITAN, from the coding sequence ATGGCTACAGTTTGCAAAACGCAGCCCCGCCGCCTTGCCCTGAAAACCTTGTTGTGCTCGGCCCTGGCCACCATCGGCCTGGCCGCTGGCCCGGCCCAGGCCGCGGATGACTGGCCCACCAAGCCCATCAAGATCATCGTGCCGTACACACCGGGCGGCTCTACCGACATCGTCACCCGCATCGTGGTGGAAAAGCTGGCGCCGCGCCTGGGCCAGACGATCATTGTCGAAAACAAGCCGGGCGCCAACAGCAGCGTGGGCTCGGCCATCGCCGCCAAGGCGGACCCGGACGGCTACACCTTCCTGGCCATGCTGCCCGCCTACCTGGTCAACTTCCATCTGTACAAGCTGAACTTCAAGCCCACGGACCTGGTGCCCGTGGTGCAGATGGCCGACCTGCCCCTGTTCCTGTTCGTGGCCGAAGACGTGCCCGTCAACACCGTGGCGGAATTGGTCGACTACGGCCGCAAGCATCCCGACAAGCTCACCTATGCGTCCAGCGGCACGGGTTCCAACGCGCACCTGACCGGCGCCCGGTTCGCGTCGAAGAACCAGATTGCCATGACGCACGTGGCCTACAAGGGCAGCGCGCCGATTCTGACCGACTTGCTGGGCGGGCGCGTGTCGATGGTGTTCGACCCGATTCTGGTGCCGATGCAATACGTGAAACAGAACCGGCTGAAGGCGCTGGCCTTCACCGGCAAGCAGCGCTGGCCCGACGAGCCCTCGATTCCCACCATGGGCGAAGCCGGCCAGCCGGGTTTTGAAACGGGTTCGTGGGCGGGACTGCTGGCGCCGGCCAACACGCCCCAGCCCATCATCGACCGCATGGCGCGCGAGGTCGCGGAAGTGGTGAAGGACCCCGAGGTGCGGCGTAAATTCATCGACGTCGGTTTCCTGCCGGTGGGAGGCACGACGGCGCAATTCGCCGAATTCATGCGGCAGGAATCCGCCCACTATGCCGACGTCGTCAAGCAGGTCGGCATCACCGCGAACTGA
- a CDS encoding 3-oxoacid CoA-transferase subunit A — translation MINKFIDTPEAAVSDIHDGATILISGFGGAGMPTELIHALIDQGARELTVVSNNAGNHETGLAALIKAGRVRKVICSFPKASHSWVFDDLYRRGGIELECVPQGTIAERLRAAGAGLGGFFTPTAYGTELAQGKETRMINGRGHVFETPLHGDFALVKADQGDRWGNLTYHKSARNFGPIMCMAAKTTIVQVRAKVDLGELPPEAIVTPGIFVKRVTEVANAAFSS, via the coding sequence ATGATCAACAAGTTCATCGACACGCCCGAGGCCGCGGTCTCGGACATCCACGACGGCGCCACGATACTGATCAGCGGCTTCGGCGGCGCCGGCATGCCCACCGAACTGATCCATGCCCTGATCGACCAGGGCGCGCGCGAACTCACCGTGGTCAGCAACAATGCGGGCAACCACGAAACGGGGCTGGCCGCGTTGATCAAGGCCGGCCGCGTGCGCAAGGTGATCTGCTCGTTTCCCAAGGCGTCCCACTCCTGGGTCTTCGACGACCTGTACCGCCGTGGCGGCATCGAACTGGAATGCGTGCCGCAGGGCACCATCGCCGAGCGGCTGCGCGCGGCGGGCGCGGGGCTGGGCGGATTCTTCACGCCCACCGCCTACGGCACCGAACTGGCGCAAGGCAAGGAAACGCGCATGATCAACGGGCGCGGCCATGTATTCGAGACGCCGCTGCACGGCGACTTTGCGCTGGTCAAGGCCGACCAGGGCGACCGCTGGGGCAACCTGACTTATCACAAGAGCGCGCGCAACTTCGGGCCGATCATGTGCATGGCGGCCAAGACCACCATCGTGCAGGTGCGCGCCAAGGTTGACCTGGGCGAATTGCCGCCCGAAGCCATCGTGACGCCCGGCATCTTCGTCAAGCGCGTCACCGAGGTGGCCAATGCCGCCTTTTCCAGTTGA
- a CDS encoding IclR family transcriptional regulator, whose product MTQTPHPEDSPLFIAALARGISVLRAFSEGQPAMTLPELAEATGLSKSAVQRFTHTLWTLGYLRKDPVSKKFSLAPWSLELGMHYVQTSPLVLGGNPFLHTLNRNSQETCSLAEPDGLDMVYVARFATHKEMFVNMPVGMRLPLYCTAAGRAVLAKLDPKVAQDLLERCDRKPYTANTLTSMDALLAELAFARRHGFACSNGEFYPGDITVSAAVLDAGGTPLGAVNVSVPSSRWSFEQAQAVFGPQVVETAHAISASRTLGRSHPFYLMEPPGGALRGAMPPPDDVA is encoded by the coding sequence ATGACCCAGACGCCACACCCCGAGGATTCTCCTTTGTTCATTGCCGCGCTGGCGCGCGGTATTTCCGTATTGCGGGCGTTCAGCGAAGGGCAGCCCGCCATGACGCTGCCGGAACTTGCAGAGGCCACGGGCTTGAGCAAAAGCGCGGTCCAGCGTTTTACCCATACGCTGTGGACGCTGGGCTACCTGCGCAAGGACCCGGTCAGCAAGAAATTTTCGCTGGCGCCCTGGTCGCTGGAGCTGGGCATGCACTATGTGCAGACCAGTCCGCTGGTGCTGGGTGGCAACCCGTTCCTGCACACGCTCAATCGCAATAGCCAGGAGACATGCAGCCTGGCAGAGCCAGACGGCCTGGATATGGTCTACGTGGCGCGTTTTGCCACCCACAAGGAAATGTTCGTGAACATGCCCGTCGGCATGCGCTTGCCCTTGTACTGCACAGCGGCGGGCCGCGCGGTGCTGGCCAAGCTGGACCCGAAGGTTGCGCAAGACCTGCTGGAACGCTGCGATCGTAAGCCCTATACCGCAAACACGCTGACCAGCATGGACGCCTTGTTGGCTGAACTGGCGTTTGCACGGCGCCACGGATTCGCGTGCTCCAACGGTGAGTTCTATCCCGGTGACATCACGGTCAGCGCTGCGGTGCTGGACGCCGGTGGCACCCCCTTGGGCGCCGTGAACGTGTCCGTGCCTTCCAGCCGCTGGTCTTTTGAACAGGCACAAGCCGTCTTCGGCCCGCAAGTGGTGGAAACGGCGCACGCTATCAGTGCATCGCGCACGCTGGGCCGGTCGCACCCCTTCTATCTGATGGAACCTCCGGGTGGCGCGCTGCGCGGGGCGATGCCCCCTCCCGACGACGTGGCCTGA
- a CDS encoding amino acid ABC transporter substrate-binding protein: MKWSIKRSTWLAAGALALACASQAALAGPTLDAVKKKGFVQCGLSDGVSGFSATDSKGEWAGMDVDICRAVAAAVFGDPTKFKGTALSTQQRFTALQSGEVDVLLRTVTLTQTRDTSLGLAAVAASFYDGQGILVSKKLGVKSAKDLNGATICVQPGTTTELNLADWFRANGIEFKPVVIDKVTEVVRAFEAGRCDAFTDDSSQLAAVRATQVANPDDYEILPERFSKEPLGPMVRQGDENWLSIVRWTLFALLEAEEYGITQKNVDEMLKSKNPNVLRILGVTPGAGKNMGLDEKWAYNAIKAVGNYSEIFERNVGKDSKLGLQRGTNALWSNGGAMYPWPIR; this comes from the coding sequence ATGAAGTGGTCAATAAAGCGGTCAACATGGTTGGCGGCCGGCGCTCTGGCCCTGGCTTGCGCGTCCCAGGCGGCGCTTGCCGGCCCCACCCTGGATGCGGTGAAGAAAAAAGGTTTTGTGCAGTGTGGCCTGAGCGACGGCGTATCCGGGTTCTCGGCCACCGACAGCAAGGGCGAATGGGCGGGCATGGACGTGGACATCTGCCGGGCGGTGGCTGCGGCCGTGTTCGGTGACCCGACCAAATTCAAAGGTACCGCGCTGTCCACCCAGCAACGGTTCACCGCGTTGCAGTCGGGCGAAGTCGACGTGCTGCTGCGCACCGTCACCTTGACGCAGACGCGCGACACGTCCCTGGGCCTGGCCGCCGTGGCCGCCAGCTTTTACGATGGACAGGGCATTCTGGTCAGCAAGAAGCTGGGCGTGAAAAGCGCCAAGGATCTCAACGGCGCCACCATTTGCGTGCAGCCCGGCACCACCACCGAACTGAATCTGGCTGACTGGTTTCGCGCCAACGGTATTGAATTCAAGCCGGTCGTGATCGACAAGGTGACGGAAGTGGTACGTGCTTTTGAAGCCGGCCGCTGTGATGCCTTCACCGACGACTCCTCGCAATTGGCAGCCGTGCGCGCCACGCAAGTGGCAAACCCGGATGACTACGAAATCCTGCCGGAACGTTTCTCGAAAGAGCCGCTTGGCCCCATGGTGCGCCAGGGCGACGAGAACTGGTTGAGCATCGTGCGCTGGACCTTGTTCGCGCTGCTGGAAGCCGAGGAATACGGCATCACGCAGAAGAACGTTGATGAGATGCTGAAGAGCAAGAACCCGAACGTCTTGCGCATCCTGGGCGTGACGCCAGGGGCGGGCAAGAACATGGGCCTGGACGAAAAATGGGCCTACAACGCCATCAAGGCCGTGGGCAACTACAGCGAAATATTCGAACGCAACGTCGGCAAGGACAGCAAGCTGGGCCTGCAACGGGGTACCAATGCGCTGTGGAGCAACGGCGGCGCCATGTATCCGTGGCCGATTCGCTGA
- a CDS encoding arginase family protein — protein MGLPSAREPGAGQARACVVGIPFDCGTHPFRVGSRQGPDAIREQSRLLRPVDIFRRHGIDNPPEFLRAIDVGNVACHPGDPDASFPLIEAGIGAILDAGAIPISMGGDGAVTLPQLRAVARRHPDVVVLHFDSHTDTYPIPGYNTATTFTRAAEEGLLDVASSFHVGTRGSSFMPGVLEFGREVGYTIVPYDDFDQDQKATLADIKQRVGQRPVYLCFDMDIFDPSCAPGVCTPEWGGLTAKEGLALLRQLAGLNFVAFDVNTVSPPQDVQGATAFLAATVMQEFCALAAVAVQQYPQGRPA, from the coding sequence ATGGGTTTGCCCTCGGCCCGCGAGCCCGGGGCGGGCCAGGCACGCGCTTGCGTGGTCGGGATTCCGTTTGATTGCGGCACGCATCCTTTCCGTGTCGGGTCGCGGCAGGGGCCTGACGCCATCCGCGAGCAATCCCGCTTGCTGCGTCCCGTGGACATCTTCCGCCGCCATGGCATCGACAATCCGCCTGAATTCCTGCGCGCCATCGATGTGGGCAACGTGGCTTGCCATCCCGGTGATCCGGACGCTTCGTTTCCCCTGATCGAAGCCGGCATCGGCGCCATCCTGGACGCGGGCGCCATTCCGATATCGATGGGGGGCGACGGCGCGGTGACCTTGCCGCAATTGCGTGCCGTGGCGCGCCGCCATCCGGATGTCGTCGTGCTGCATTTTGATTCGCATACCGACACCTATCCCATCCCTGGCTACAACACCGCCACCACGTTCACCCGCGCCGCCGAAGAAGGGCTGCTGGACGTGGCGTCCAGCTTCCACGTGGGCACGCGCGGCAGTTCCTTCATGCCCGGGGTGCTGGAATTCGGGCGCGAGGTCGGCTACACGATCGTGCCGTACGACGACTTCGATCAGGACCAGAAGGCCACGCTGGCGGACATCAAGCAGCGCGTCGGCCAGCGCCCCGTCTATCTGTGTTTCGACATGGACATTTTCGACCCGTCCTGCGCGCCGGGCGTATGCACGCCGGAATGGGGCGGCTTGACGGCCAAGGAAGGGCTGGCGTTGTTACGCCAGCTTGCCGGCCTGAACTTCGTGGCGTTCGACGTCAATACCGTGTCGCCGCCGCAAGACGTACAGGGGGCCACGGCCTTCCTGGCCGCCACCGTGATGCAGGAATTCTGCGCGTTGGCGGCGGTAGCGGTGCAGCAGTACCCGCAAGGGCGTCCGGCCTGA